ATCGTGCGCGATGTCGTGTACGAATGGAACGCGGTGCATTCGAGCATCCGCAAGATCGTGCTGCTGCCGATCGGCTGGGAATCACATGCCTCACCGGAGATGGGGGCGACGGCACAGGACATCATCAACCATCAGGTGCTGCAGAAATGCGACTTGCTGATCGGCGTGTTCTGGACGCGCATCGGCACCGCGACGGACGACTACTCGAGCGGCACCGTGGAAGAGATCGAACGCCACATCGATGCCGGTCGTCCAGCCATGCTGTACTTCTCGAGTCAGCCGGTGGCGCTCGACACGGTCGACATGGCGCAGGTGGAGAAGCTGAAAGAGTTCAAGGCATCGTGCCGGACACGGGGCTTGTACGAGGGGTACGACAGCCATTCAGACTTCAAGGCCACGCTCTATCACCACCTGCAGCTGAAGGTGAATGAGCATCCGCTGTTCCGGCTCGAAGCGTCGCTGGAGCACGGCGACGTCGTCGAATCGACGACGGAACTCCCGCGGCTCTCCCCGGAAGCGCGCACGCTGTTGAAGGAAGCGAGCATGGATCCCCAAGGGATGATCATGCATCTGCGTTTCGGTGGCGGGGCGGAGCTGCAGGCGAACGGCAACAACCTGCTGACGTCGAACGACCGGCGCGACGTGGCGAAGTGGGAAGAGTCGTTGGAGGAGCTGGTGCGCCTGGAGCTGATCCTCGCGCGCGGAGAGGCGCGCGAGGTGTATGAGGTGTCCAATCTCGGGTATCAGATCGCGGACATGATCACGTTGTAGCGATCAACGGGGTTCAGGGTGCTATGGCTTCGCGTGCGTGTCTTTGTCGGAGATCGTGCCGACTTCATCTTCCGGGTGATGATGTCGCGCGACGTCCTTCTCCAGGCGATTGCGATCGCTGGCTTTGTCGGCGTCGTCGTGCTGAATGCGCCCCTCGAACAGCCGATCCTTTCCGACATCGTCGTGCTCCCGAATCTTCGCGGGGTCGTGCCCCGCATGCTTCTTCGAGTCCGCTGACGCACCGTCGGCTTTCGCCTCATCGGCGGCGTGGTCGAGCTTCTTGTCGCTCGCGTCGTGCGTGTACCCGCTGGGTTCGTTCGCCATGATCTGTGCTCGTTGGTGAGAGGGAATTGCGAGCAGTGAGACCCCACTCCCTTGAAACGTTCCGAGCAGGCAAGTTCTACCGTTCCCGTATCCGCTTTCAAACTCAGAGGCTCAGCAATGGCGTTCGCCCGCGGCACGTTCGACATCACGAGAGCACCACACCCCATGGCGATCGCGGCGGAGGGATCACGCCTCGCCCGGTTCTCGCTCGACAAACAGTACCACGGAGACCTCGAGGCGACCGCGATCGGCGAAATGCTGGCCGCCGGAAGCAGCGAGCCGAACTCGGCGGCCTACGTCGCGGTCGAAGAAGTGAAAGGCACGCTGCACGGGCTGCAGGGCACGTTCAATCTGCAGCACGCCGGGACGATGACGCGTGGTGTTGGCACGCTCTCGGTGACGGTCGTGCCCGACTCCGGCACCGAACAGCTGCGCGGTCTGACAGGAACGCTGGCGATCATCATGGATGGTAAGCAGCACGCGTATGAGTTCGAGTATTCGCTACCCGCTTCGCATTGATGCGCCACGCCCTGAGGTCATGCTGACATCGCGCGAAGCCGGCTCTTCCGGCATTCGGTGGCGTATCGTCGCCCTGCTCGTGCTCGCCAGCTTTGTCGCCTATCTGCTGCGCAGCAATCTGTCGGTTGCCGGCGAGCGCATGATCGTCGATCTCGGACTCTCGAAGGTGCAGCTGGGCGCCGTCCTCGCGGCGTTCGCGTGGGGATACGCGATTTTCCAGTTCCCCGGCGGCATCTGGGGCGATCGCGTCGGGAGCCGGAAGGCGATCGCGATCCTGGCGGTGGGCTGGGGTGTGGTGAACCTGGCGGTGGGCTTCACGCCGAGCACGTCGGTTGCGTCGCCGATGGTCGTCATCGCGTCGCTCATGACGCTGCGTTTCCTGATGGGTGTATTGCAGGCTCCGCTCGTCGTCTTCGGCGGCACGATCGCCAGTTGGTTTCCCGTGACCGGCTGGGCGGTCCCGAACGGATGGGTGAATGTCGGGCTGACGTTCGGCGCGGCCGCGACCGGACCCCTGATCACGTGGCTGGTTTCCACGGTGGGATGGCGCGGGTCGTTCATGGCGACCGCGCCGCTCGGCCTCATGCTCGCG
This region of Gemmatimonas groenlandica genomic DNA includes:
- a CDS encoding DUF4062 domain-containing protein — protein: MSYIAKTFNVMIASPGDVASERAIVRDVVYEWNAVHSSIRKIVLLPIGWESHASPEMGATAQDIINHQVLQKCDLLIGVFWTRIGTATDDYSSGTVEEIERHIDAGRPAMLYFSSQPVALDTVDMAQVEKLKEFKASCRTRGLYEGYDSHSDFKATLYHHLQLKVNEHPLFRLEASLEHGDVVESTTELPRLSPEARTLLKEASMDPQGMIMHLRFGGGAELQANGNNLLTSNDRRDVAKWEESLEELVRLELILARGEAREVYEVSNLGYQIADMITL
- a CDS encoding DUF3224 domain-containing protein; translated protein: MAFARGTFDITRAPHPMAIAAEGSRLARFSLDKQYHGDLEATAIGEMLAAGSSEPNSAAYVAVEEVKGTLHGLQGTFNLQHAGTMTRGVGTLSVTVVPDSGTEQLRGLTGTLAIIMDGKQHAYEFEYSLPASH